In one window of Hemicordylus capensis ecotype Gifberg chromosome 10, rHemCap1.1.pri, whole genome shotgun sequence DNA:
- the SH3GL3 gene encoding endophilin-A3 isoform X3, protein MSVAGLKKQFHKASQLFSEKISGAEGTKLDDDFQEMERKIDVTNKAVVELLSKATEYLQPNPAYRAKLGMLNTVSKIRGQVKATGYPQTEGLLGDCMLRYGRELGEESVFGTALIDVGESMKQMAEVKDSLDINVKQNFIDPLQLLQDKDLKEIGHHLKKLEGRRLDYDYKKKRLGKIPDEEVKQAVEKFEESKELAERSMFNFLENDVEQVSQLLVLVEAALDYHKLSTEILEDLQSKLQNRINVVSSHPRCEFKPKPVIRSVLEISNGQQHNGISLSSSMKLSGAVDGQHFWAWPMR, encoded by the exons CTATTCAGTGAGAAAATCAGTGGAGCCGAAGGAACAAAACTAGACGATGACTTCCAAGAGATGGAAAGG aaaATTGATGTCACCAACAAGGCTGTGGTGGAACTCCTATCAAAAGCCACGGAGTATCTGCAGCCGAATCCAG CATACAGAGCCAAGCTGGGAATGCTGAACACTGTGTCCAAGATCCGGGGACAAGTTAAAGCCACAGGATATCCACAGACAGAAGGGCTGCTCGGAGACTGTATGCTGCGGTATGGGAGAGAACTGGGAGAGGAGTCTGTGTTTG GCACTGCACTGATTGATGTGGGGGAGAGCATGAAGCAAATGGCCGAAGTAAAAGACTCCCTAGACATCAACGTCAAGCAAAATTTCATTGATCCTCTACAGTTGTTGCAAGACAAAGACTTGAAAGAGATCGGG CACCATCTGAAGAAACTGGAAGGTCGGCGTTTGGATTACGATTACAAAAAGAAGCGCCTAGGGAAGATCCCAGATGAAGAGGTTAAGCAAGCGGTGGAGAAGTTTGAAGAGTCCAAAGAGCTGGCAGAAAGGAGCATGTTCAATTTTTTAGAAAATGAT GTAGAGCAAGTTAGTCAGCTGCTAGTCTTGGTAGAAGCCGCACTAGACTATCATAAACTGTCCACAGAAATTCTAGAGGACTTACAGAGCAAGCTACAGAACAG GATCAACGTGGTATCGAGTCACCCTAGATGTGAATTCAAGCCAAAGCCAGTGATAAGATCAGTTCTGGAAATCAGCAACGGGCAGCAGCACAATGGAATATCACTCAGTTCATCAATGAAATTATCAG GTGCTGTCGATGGTCAACATTTCTGGGCCTGGCCCATGCGCTAA
- the SH3GL3 gene encoding endophilin-A3 isoform X1, protein MSVAGLKKQFHKASQLFSEKISGAEGTKLDDDFQEMERKIDVTNKAVVELLSKATEYLQPNPAYRAKLGMLNTVSKIRGQVKATGYPQTEGLLGDCMLRYGRELGEESVFGTALIDVGESMKQMAEVKDSLDINVKQNFIDPLQLLQDKDLKEIGHHLKKLEGRRLDYDYKKKRLGKIPDEEVKQAVEKFEESKELAERSMFNFLENDVEQVSQLLVLVEAALDYHKLSTEILEDLQSKLQNRINVVSSHPRCEFKPKPVIRSVLEISNGQQHNGISLSSSMKLSGSSLHMDHPCCQALFDFEPENEGELGFKEGDIITLTNQIDENWYEGMLNGESGFFPINYVEVLVPLP, encoded by the exons CTATTCAGTGAGAAAATCAGTGGAGCCGAAGGAACAAAACTAGACGATGACTTCCAAGAGATGGAAAGG aaaATTGATGTCACCAACAAGGCTGTGGTGGAACTCCTATCAAAAGCCACGGAGTATCTGCAGCCGAATCCAG CATACAGAGCCAAGCTGGGAATGCTGAACACTGTGTCCAAGATCCGGGGACAAGTTAAAGCCACAGGATATCCACAGACAGAAGGGCTGCTCGGAGACTGTATGCTGCGGTATGGGAGAGAACTGGGAGAGGAGTCTGTGTTTG GCACTGCACTGATTGATGTGGGGGAGAGCATGAAGCAAATGGCCGAAGTAAAAGACTCCCTAGACATCAACGTCAAGCAAAATTTCATTGATCCTCTACAGTTGTTGCAAGACAAAGACTTGAAAGAGATCGGG CACCATCTGAAGAAACTGGAAGGTCGGCGTTTGGATTACGATTACAAAAAGAAGCGCCTAGGGAAGATCCCAGATGAAGAGGTTAAGCAAGCGGTGGAGAAGTTTGAAGAGTCCAAAGAGCTGGCAGAAAGGAGCATGTTCAATTTTTTAGAAAATGAT GTAGAGCAAGTTAGTCAGCTGCTAGTCTTGGTAGAAGCCGCACTAGACTATCATAAACTGTCCACAGAAATTCTAGAGGACTTACAGAGCAAGCTACAGAACAG GATCAACGTGGTATCGAGTCACCCTAGATGTGAATTCAAGCCAAAGCCAGTGATAAGATCAGTTCTGGAAATCAGCAACGGGCAGCAGCACAATGGAATATCACTCAGTTCATCAATGAAATTATCAG GGTCCTCTTTGCACATGGACCACCCTTGCTGCCAAGCTTTGTTTGACTTTGAGCCAGAAAATGAAGGTGAACTTGGCTTTAAGGAAGGGGACATCATCACGTTAACCAATCAGATTGATGAGAACTGGTATGAGGGCATGTTGAATGGCGAATCAGGTTTCTTCCCCATCAATTACGTTGAAGTCTTGGTGCCCTTGCCTTAG
- the SH3GL3 gene encoding endophilin-A3 isoform X2 yields the protein MERKIDVTNKAVVELLSKATEYLQPNPAYRAKLGMLNTVSKIRGQVKATGYPQTEGLLGDCMLRYGRELGEESVFGTALIDVGESMKQMAEVKDSLDINVKQNFIDPLQLLQDKDLKEIGHHLKKLEGRRLDYDYKKKRLGKIPDEEVKQAVEKFEESKELAERSMFNFLENDVEQVSQLLVLVEAALDYHKLSTEILEDLQSKLQNRINVVSSHPRCEFKPKPVIRSVLEISNGQQHNGISLSSSMKLSGSSLHMDHPCCQALFDFEPENEGELGFKEGDIITLTNQIDENWYEGMLNGESGFFPINYVEVLVPLP from the exons ATGGAAAGG aaaATTGATGTCACCAACAAGGCTGTGGTGGAACTCCTATCAAAAGCCACGGAGTATCTGCAGCCGAATCCAG CATACAGAGCCAAGCTGGGAATGCTGAACACTGTGTCCAAGATCCGGGGACAAGTTAAAGCCACAGGATATCCACAGACAGAAGGGCTGCTCGGAGACTGTATGCTGCGGTATGGGAGAGAACTGGGAGAGGAGTCTGTGTTTG GCACTGCACTGATTGATGTGGGGGAGAGCATGAAGCAAATGGCCGAAGTAAAAGACTCCCTAGACATCAACGTCAAGCAAAATTTCATTGATCCTCTACAGTTGTTGCAAGACAAAGACTTGAAAGAGATCGGG CACCATCTGAAGAAACTGGAAGGTCGGCGTTTGGATTACGATTACAAAAAGAAGCGCCTAGGGAAGATCCCAGATGAAGAGGTTAAGCAAGCGGTGGAGAAGTTTGAAGAGTCCAAAGAGCTGGCAGAAAGGAGCATGTTCAATTTTTTAGAAAATGAT GTAGAGCAAGTTAGTCAGCTGCTAGTCTTGGTAGAAGCCGCACTAGACTATCATAAACTGTCCACAGAAATTCTAGAGGACTTACAGAGCAAGCTACAGAACAG GATCAACGTGGTATCGAGTCACCCTAGATGTGAATTCAAGCCAAAGCCAGTGATAAGATCAGTTCTGGAAATCAGCAACGGGCAGCAGCACAATGGAATATCACTCAGTTCATCAATGAAATTATCAG GGTCCTCTTTGCACATGGACCACCCTTGCTGCCAAGCTTTGTTTGACTTTGAGCCAGAAAATGAAGGTGAACTTGGCTTTAAGGAAGGGGACATCATCACGTTAACCAATCAGATTGATGAGAACTGGTATGAGGGCATGTTGAATGGCGAATCAGGTTTCTTCCCCATCAATTACGTTGAAGTCTTGGTGCCCTTGCCTTAG